The DNA segment GTTAACAACTGGAGCTACGAAAGGGTAACAATCAGCTATTCAAAGATGATTCTTCTTAAAGAAGGTGAATAAAGATGGCGATTACGATTAAGGATGTCGCTAAAGCCGCTCAGGTGGCACCATCCACGGTATCAAGGGTAGCAGCCGACCACCCGAGCATTAGCTATGAAACGAAGAAGCGCGTTCGCAAGATTATGGAGGAGATGGGCTATCATCCGAATGTGAACGCACGAAGCCTAGCCAATCAATCGACTCAAGCCATTGGCATTGTGATGAAATCATCGGCAGACAAAGCACTACAGAACCCATTCTTCCCTGAAGTGCTGAGAGGAATTAGTTCTGTCGCACATGAACAAGACTATTCCCTGTACGTGTCCACAGGTGAAACGGAAGCTGAGGTCTACGAGAGCGTTCAACGGATGGTGTTCGGGAAACGAGTAGACGGGTTGATCCTCCTCTATTCTCAAATTGATGACCGAGTGACGAAGTTTCTACTGGAACAGGATTTCTGTTTTGTTCTTGTTGGCAAACCATATGAGCATGCAGACCGCATTACACATGTTGATAACGACAATTTCACTGCATCCTATGACATTACATGGGAGCTCATCCATAAAGGGCATGAACATATTGCGTTTATTGGAGGGGATTCAAATCTCGTCGTCACGTTAAATCGACTTCGAGGTTACGAAGAAGCTTTGGCGAAAGCGGGGCTCCCTATCCGAGATGATTATCACATACACGCTGAGTTGCTAAAGTCAGGTGGACGGGAAGCTGTCCATCAATTATTCCAGCTTGATGAACCACCATCCGGACTCGTCATAGCGGATGATTTAATGAGCATCGGTGTGATTACGATGCTTGAAGAGAAGGGAATCAAAGTCCCTGAAGACGTGTCTATCGTGAGCTTCAACAATCTTTACATGTCTGAGATTTCACGCCCCCCACTGACGACGGTTGATATCCAAATTTATGAACTTGGATATCAGGCAGCAAAATGCCTAATCGACAAGGTGAACAACAAACAAGAGCCGTCTAAACGGGTGATCGTCCCCTATGAAGTGGTACATCGACAATCGTCACGTGAGCGAAGGAAGCCCTTGCATCTTTAGCACACCTTCCCTCCGTACGTTAAGGTGACATCCAAGTAGATGTCACCTTTTTTGTCGTATTAGAGAACTCCATCCTAGTTGTCTTTTCTTGATAACCTTCACTGATTCATGACAAACTATAGCTATAAGAGGAGGTTGAATGATGAACGTATTTTCAAAGGACATTCGTGAGTACATAAATGTAGTTGATGTCATGAACGAAATTGAGGCATACCACTTGGAACCACAGAGAGAGAGTGAGATTGCACCTGACCGGATGCATGTGGAAGACGGAGAGCGCACCGCGTTATTGATGCCCGCCTTTTATGAGGAGTACTATTCGGTGAAGCTTGCTGGCGTGTCTCCGAGTAATGTCGACAAGGGCAAGCCCTCTGTACAAGCAACCATTATGCTTTACAACCGTGACACAATGGAACCATTGTTATCGTTAGATGGCAACCAGATTACTGGATTAAGAACAGCAGCAATCAGTGGACTCGGCATGAAATACATTGCCCCACAAGATGCTTCAGTCTTAGGAATCGTTGGGACAGGCCTACAAGGATGGACTCATTTAGAAGCTGCCATGGCAGTTCGAAATATCCATACCGTCTATCTTCACAGCCGCAATAAAGAGAAGGTAGATGCGTTTAAGCAGCAAATACATGAGCATTATCCGAATGTGACTGTAATGACTAAAGAAATTACCGAGCTTGTCGAACGCTCTGATATTATTGTCACAGCAACAAGCTCCTCAAGCCCAGTTCTTCCAGACGTAGACTGTAGCAGTTGGACCTCTAAGCACATTACAGCAGTAGGCTCATTCCGCCCTGATATGCAAGAGATTCCCGATGGCATTCTACAGGAGATTCAGAACGTGTACGTAGACCAACCAGCAGCGTTACATGAGTCCGGGGATATTATTCGAGCGAGCGAACTACGTGGTGTGGACCAATTCCCTACGCTCGAAGAAGTTATTCAATCTGAAGACCCGCCAGCTTACCACGAGAATGTTTCCCTATTTAAATGTGTAGGTGGCTCTATCTACGATTTACTCGCAACGAAAGCCCTATACAAAAAACTATAGAAAAAAGCTCGCCTGAAAAAACAGGCGAGCTTTCTTTATTCCTCGGGGGAAATGACCTTAACGGCCAATAATGCTATAGCCAGAGTCAACGTGAATCATTTCACCGGTAACTCCTCGTGATAGATCGCTTAATAGGTAATAAGCTGTGTCGCCTACCTCTTCCTGAGTTGTAGGTCGGCGCAATGGAGAACGCTCTTCAATGTGCTTAAGGATTGAGTTGAAGTCACCAACGCCTTTAGCAGAAAGCGTACGAATTGGTCCCGCAGAGATGGAGTTCACACGGATTCCGTGCTTCCCAAGATCTGCAGCCAAGTATTTCACGCTTGCATCAAGGCTAGCTTTCGCAACGCCCATCACGTTATAGTTCTCAACAACACGCTCACCACCAAGATACGTAAGCGTGACAATACCGCCACCTTCAGACATAAGCGGTTGAGCTGCACGAGCTACAGCAGTTAAAGAGTAAGAGCTAATATTATGAGCCGTTAGGAAACCGTCACGGCTTGTGTTCAAGAACTCACCCTTTAATTCTTCTTTATTCGCAAACGCGATACAGTGTGCAAGTCCATGAATAACACCAACGTCATCTTGAATCTGTTGGAACGTATTCATAATGCTCTCATCATCTGTCACGTCACACTCGTAAAAGAGTGGGTCTTGCCCATCAAGAGATGCCGCTAAATCTTTCACCGTTTTCTCGAAACGTTCTGAAGCATATGTGAAGATTAATCGTGCACCTGCATTATGTAACGACTGTGCGATGCCCCATGCAATACTACGTCTGTTCGCAACGCCCATAACTACATAGGTGCGACCTTCTAGAGAAAAGTTCATCCATAGCCCTCCTCGAGCAGTGTATGCTAAATTAGTATTTGTTATTAGTACCTGCTACTATTTTATACAATATGATGGCGTAACACAAATCATTTCTAAATCTGCATCCTTAGTATGAAACCGAATCTGTCCACTTATGCTCCTAACTGGTAACTTCGCCACCCATTTCCTATTCCCTGCTTCTCCACTTAAAAACCCCGTCAGATTTGTCGGCTGACGGGGCTTGTTCTCAAGATGTAATGAGTAAATGTAAATTTAAGAATGCAGTAGCTACACCAAAGTAAATCAGAATTGAAATGATATCGTTAATTGTCGTGATAAACGGTCCTGACGCCACGGCTGGGTCAATGTTGAATTTATGCATCACAAGCGGAACTGTGGCACCAGCCAACGTCGCTACAATGAGGGTCGACAAAATGGAAATTCCAACGAGAATTCCTAAGAAGATGTCACCTTGCCAGAAGTATACGATGCCTGTAATAATAATTCCACAGATTACACCATTAATGAGTCCCGTTCCAGCCTCTCTCGCTACGAGCTTGGCAAGACCTCCTTTGCCATGCTCACCTGTCGCAATACTACGAACGGCAACCGCCAACGCTTGCGTACCAGTGTTCCCTGCCATTCCAGCAATAAGTGGAATGAAGATGGCTAAGATGGCTACTTCATTCAATGTATCTTCAAATCGGCTAATTAAGCTCGCTGTCATTAACCCTAAGAACAAGAGAATGACGAGCCAAGGCAAACGCTTTTTAGCTGAGGCAAAGGCGGTATCATCGCGGTTATCTACATCGGATACACCGGCAAGCTTGGAATAGTCATCACTCGCTTCTTCTTCCATAACGTCCATAACGTCATCGACGGTAATGATCCCTAGCATATGCTGCTTGAAATCCACAACAGGCATCGCTAGAAAGTCATAATCACGCATCATACGCGCGACTTCTTCTTGGTCATCACCGACAGAAACTGATAGCACTCGGTCGCTCATGACTTCTGAAATAAGCCAGTCATCTTCTGCAATAATCAGATCACGAAGCGAAATAACCCCAACAAGACGCTTCTCTTCATCAACAACATAAATATAGTAGATGGTTTCTGCGTCTGGCGCTTCTGTTCTTAAATGAAGCATCGCCTGCCGTACCGTTTCCTCCGCTCGAATGACAACATATTCGGTTGTCATAATACTTCCGGCCGTTTTTTCTTCATAGTGAAGTAGCTCTTTAATTTCAGCAGCTGATTCTTTATCCATAATCGTTAAGAAACTTGCAACTTTATTAATATCCAGTTCGTTTAATATATCGACAGCATCATCCGTTGAGATATCCGCAAGCACTTGGGCTGCAAATCTTGGATCCATCTCAGAGAAATAAAGTTCAATATCTTCAAATTCAATGTGTTCCATAACATCGGCAATTTCTTCAGGAGATAAGTACGTATAGATTTGTTGTCTTGTCTCTTCTGTTTGTTCCTCGAATATTTTTGCCTGGTCGTATGGGTGCATCTCTAGGAATTCGGCACGAAATTCATCTATGCGGTCCTCTTGAAGAGCGTTCTCGATTTTCTTCCATTGCTCTCTTCGTTCATGTTCCTCAAGATATTCCATTGTATCCCCTCCTTATCCCCTATTGAATTGTCGGTTCGTCCACGGTTTTATGACCGTTTCATCGTAATGTTGAAACGTACGTTTGTCAACGAAATGGAGGAATTCCGGTGAAACTTTCCTCCCCTTTTAAAATCTACACAACGAATATCTTAAAAAATAGAAAAGAATGGTGTAAACTTGAGAGACAAGTGTCATACGCTAGAACTTATCCAGAAAGGATTCACAAAATGGGTCAAAACAACCAAGGATACAATATAGACTTCGGATTACTTACTATTCTATTGTCACTCGCAGCCGTTAGCTGTTTCGCTCTTTATACGATTCAACCCATCTTACCAGAATCATCATCAAACTATTTCATGAAACAAATCGTATGGTACATAGCTGGTTTCATTGTCATTGTTGGAGTAATGCTCATTGACTATGACCGTTTAGGCCAAGTCGCCTGGTTCCTTTATGGATTTGGCGTACTTCTCTTGCTTGGACTAGAATTCAACGCTCCATTCACGAAAACGATTAACGGAGCTACAAGTTGGTACGCATTCCCTGGCATGAGCTTGCAACCAGGGGAATTCATCAAGGTATTTCTTGTCATCTTACAAGCACATCTCATTGTAAGGCATAGAGAAAAGTACAAACGAACAGACATTAAAACTGATTTATGGTTACTCGTTAAGATTGTAGGGGTCGCATTAGTTCCAATGGCACTCATTATTAATCAACCTGACTTAGGAACATTCCTTGTCGTAAGTGCCATTACAGGTGCCATGATTTTGGTTTCAGGGATACGTTGGAGAATTTTACTTAGCATCCTGCTCGTTATTGGCGTCTTCGTATTAGGCGTACTCATCTTCTATACCCTATTTCCAACGTTCACTGAAACTACACTAAGCGAATCTGGCTTTAACCACGTATTGGAACGTTTCTACGGGTGGCTGCAGCCAGAACAGTATAGTGGCTCATACGGCTATCAACTCATCAACGCGATGATGGCCATTGGTTCTGGACAGCTATACGGGAAAGGGATTGGAGGCATACAATCCTCCTTACGTATACCAGAACGTCACACAGACATGATTTTCACGGCAATCTCTGAGCAATTCGGCTTTATTGGAGCTAGTATTGTCATTACGTTATTCTTCTTACTCATCTATCGGATGATTTACACAGCACTCGAAAGTAACGATCAGTTTGGCAGCTATTTATGTGTCGGGTTTATCGGGATGTTCACATTCCAAGTATTCCAGAACATCGGCATGTCTCTGCAATTGTTGCCAATCACAGGAATACCTCTCCCGTTTATTAGTTACGGAGGGAGTTCTTTAATTACCTACATGCTCGCCATAGGGATTGTATTTAATATTCGTTCAAGAACAAGGGTTTATATGTTTGATTAATGAGGAAGGTGGAACGCTAACTAGAGCGCTCCACCTTTTTTGTATAAGGAGGAATCTGTATGAAAGCTGATATAATTGGAGATGTTCATGGCTGTTATGAAGAGATGATGGAACTATTTGAAACATTGGGGTATGAGATGAAGAATGGGATTCCAGTCCATCCAAACGGAAGGGTGCCGATTTTTGTCGGGGATTTACAAGACCGGGGCCCGAATTCTGTCGCCGTGATGCGCCTTGTCTACCAACTCGTTATTGAGCAGAAGAAAGGCTATTATGTCCCGGGAAATCATTGCAATAAGCTCTACCGCTATTTCCTCGGTAACAACGTTAAGCTTCAGCATGGCTTAGAGACAACTGTAGCGGAACTACAAGCGTTAGACGACGCTACAGCAAAGCGCGTAAAAGAGGAATTTATGACGCTTTATGACGAATCTCCCCTGTACCTCATTCAACCTGAATTGAATGTTGTTGTTGCACACGCAGGTATCCGGGAAGACATGATTGGTTCGTATCATAAGAAGGTAAGAACGTTCGTACTCTATGGAGATATTACAGGGGAATTCCACCCAAATGGGATGCCAGTAAGACGAGATTGGGCGCAGCATTATAATGGTGAGCGTTGGATTGTATATGGTCATACTCCTGTACGCGAGCCTCGTTTCAAACATAAGACAGTCAACATCGACACGGGATGTGTATTCGGCGGGAAGCTAACTGCGTTTCGGTTACCAGAAGAGACAATTGTATCTGTCCCCTCTAGACAGGAAGAGGTTACCGAGAAATTTAGAACCTTCGACGATTAATAGACACGTGAGATCCTCTCACGTGTCTTTATTATTTAGATATGCTTCCAATAATCCTTTAAATCTTTCGCCAAGTCTATCTCAAAGGTTTGGTGCTTGCTTTCCTCCAATGGACTCGGATAGCGGAGAGAGAAGCAGTGTAAAGCCTGCCTCGTAAGCTTGTCGGTTGCACCGCCGTATAGGTCGTCTCCAATTAAAGGATGGCCTATATATGCCATATGCACTCGGATTTGGTGTGTACGACCTGTATCAAGTTTAAGCTGTACGAGCGTATGTCCATTCTTTCTTTCCACCACTTTGTAATGCGTCACTGCACGTTTCCCTTCCTCTGAAACGTAGCGGCGAATAATGGAATCTGGATGTCGAGCAATTGGCACATCGATTGTCCCATGGCTTTCTTCCATTTCGTCCGTAACGATAGCATAGTACTGTCTATGAATCGCCCCATTCACTTGCTGTTCAGAAAGCAAGGAATGGGCAAAGCGATGTTTCGCAATTAGAACAAGTCCAGATGTATCCCGGTCTAGGCGCGTGACAATGTGTGCCGTGTAAGGGTAAGCATGGCGATCATAATAAGCCATTAAGGCATTAGCCAACGTCCCTCTCTTATGATCTCGCCCCGGAATTGTCGCTTGCCCGAACGGCTTCTCGACCACAAGGGTATGCTCATCCTCATATACTACCTCTAACGGGAGCTGTTCTGGGATGAGCCATTCTCCTCTTTCTTCAGGTGGGAATGACACGTGGAGAACGTCTCCAGAGTGCAAGGTGTGCCTCACTCTCACCTCTATCCCGTTCACAAGAATCCCACCATCAAACTTCACAACTTTAATCATCCGACGTGAAAATGCTCGTACTGAGTACAAGTAGTCCCGTACGAGCATTCCATCTTCTTCTTTCTTAATGATCCATTTCATACCATCACCTAATTATGATCGCTCATCCGCAATAAACGATTCGTGTACTCGTTTCCAGAATGGGAACGGGCGGAATCTTGCAAAGCGTACTCGTTCTTTCGCCACACGACACTCAATGGATTTCACCTTCGTATAGCTTCTTGTAATATGGTCTAATGTAAACAGGAAGCTTCGGTCGTTCTTTGGCTTCAGAAGACACGTGTGGTGCTTTGGCAGAATTAGAGGGGAGCCAATCGTTCGGAAGACGCGGTTGTTGATGGACGCCATCTCTGTTACCTGTACGGCTTCGATTGATGGATGAATAATGGCCCCTCCCAATGCTTTATTGTATGCTGTACTACCTGAAGGAGTCGATAGGCAAAGTCCATCTCCACGGAACGTTTCGAAATGTTCTCCTTTAATTTCTAAGTCCAACACAACAGAACCTTCTGCTGTCTTAATGGTACATTCATTTAAAGCGAGGAATCGGTCTTCCTTCTCTCCATCTTCTGGACGAATGACAATCTCAAGGAGCGGATATTCAACAACTTGGAACGGTGTCCTTGCAATTTCAATAATCAGCTTCTCCACTTCTTTCGGCATCCAATCAGCGTAAAAGCCAAGGTGACCTGTATGTACACCAATAAAGGCTGTCTCTTCTAATCGGTGGATGTAGCTGTGGAAAGCCTCAAGCAATGTTCCATCCCCGCCAACAGAAATAACGAGGTCTGGTTCTTCAGGGTCCCACTCAAGCTTAAATTCAGTTAAGTAATTCTTCATCTTTGCCTGCAAATCGTCTGATACACGGTCTCCCTTGGACGTGATGACAAACTTCATCCTTCTCCTCCCCTTCTCAGTTCAGACTAGCTATCCGATTTCTTTCGGAAGATGGCCTGGGCCTCTTGGATTTCGTTTCGTATCTTAGACATTTCCTCGTCTAGTTGAAATGCGGCCTCGGCTGCTTTCTTCAAGCGCGTTTTAACTTCACTTGGCATTTGACCGCTATATTTGTAGTTTAATGAGTGCTCGTTCGTTGCCCAGAAATTCATGGCCAGCGTACGTATTTGAATCTCAGCCAGCAGCTTCTTCTCCCCATGAATGGTCTCCACAGGATAGGAGATAATCACATGGTAAGAGCGATAGCCGCTTTCTTTCTTGCGAGAGATATAGTCTTTCTCTTCAATGATGTCAAAGTCGTTTCTAGAACGTAACATTTGCACGACGGTTCGGATGTCGTCTACGAATTGGACAACAACTCGAAGGCCTGCAATATCTTGGATATGATGCTCAAGATCGGCATAAGGAATATCTTTACGTCTCGCCTTCTCCAAAATGCTTGTAATAGGCTTTACCCTTCCCGTTACAAATTCAATCGGAGAGTGCATGGATTCATATTCGTATTGTGCCCGCATTCCCTTGAGCTTTACCTTTAATTCGTCTACAGCCTGTGTATACGGGGCAAGTAGAGTCTCCCAATTCAAACTCGCGCACCACCTTTTGTCCTCTCATCTTATCCCCATGGATAAGATCAACTTTCGCGCTTTTTATTGTATCACAAATGTGGTAAATGGATAATGATTGCAATCTGAAACGAACTCGTCAATAATAGAGTCGCACATTCGACACGTAACGGAGGAAAAAGTATGTCACAAGAAATTGAAATTGAATTTAAGAACCTAGTTGAAGAGAACGAATATCACAAACTAATGAACGCATTTAACCTTAAACAAGAAGACCTGTTTTCTCAGACCAATCACTATTTCGAGACAAACGATCACGCTTTAAAATCCCACAAGGCCGCTCTACGTATACGAAAAAAGAACGATACGTGGACACTAACCTTGAAAGAACCTCATCCAGAAGGACTCTTAGAGACCCATGATACACTTACAGAAGAAGAGGCTCGTGCATGGATGAACAACACGCCTACAGACGCCCCTCATGTGATGAAGAGACTAAACGCTTTACAAGTTCCTGTTTCTTCCTTACGCTATTTAGGAGCGTTAACGACGGAACGAATTGAAGTGCCTTATAATGAGACTACCGTCGTTCTAGACAAGAGTCTATACAACGGTCAAAGTGACTATGAACTAGAATTAGAAGCGTCAGAGAAACAGCATGGATCAGACGTCTTTCACTCTCTATTGTCCCAATACGACATTCCTAAACGAGAGACACCGAATAAGATCCAACGTTTCTACAATTCTCTCTCAGAAACAGAATAATTGCTATGAATCATAATCCATTGCTAAAATAAGAAAAACGAACGAGAAAGGAATATGTACTATGAGTCAATCTCACCGCACGCTTTATGATGCCATTGGCGGATTTGAAGCAGTGGACCTTCTCGTCGAAGCATTTTATAAGCGCGTTGCAGAACATGAAGAACTGCAACCGATCTTTCCAAATGATTTAACGGAAACTGCTCGAAAACAAAAACAGTTTCTATCACAATTTCTAGGAGGCCCTGCATATTACACCGAAGAGCACGGACATCCTATGTTAAGAGCAAGACATTTACCCTTTGAGATTACACCTTCCAGACGAAATGCGTGGCTTTCATGCATGCATGAAGCTATGGAGGAAATTGAGATGGAAGAACCCTATTTCAGTGTGTTATTTGAGCGTCTCACAAGAACGGCTCATCATATGACGAACACACCGGGTGATGGGAAAGGAGAATCGATGTGAGTTGGAACACGTCTGGGGCACAAAACAACACGAACAAACAACAGACATCCCAGTACGGTTTTTTCGACTTCTTAAAGAAACCCGTTGAGATTTATGTGTTTGTGGACCCTCTCTGTTCAGATTGTTGGTCGCTCGAACCTTATATCAAGAAACTAATGATAGAATATGGCCGTTACTTCACGTTTCGACCTATTATCAGCGGGAAGCTCACATCACTCAACGCAGATCATTACAATAAACCTGATGATATCGCCAAAGTATGGGAGAAAACATCAAGCCGTACTGGAATGAGCTGCGATGGGGATGTATGGTTTGAGAATCCTGTCTCTTCACCATGGATTACAGCATTAGCCATCAAAGCTGCTGAATTACAAGGTCGAAAACCAGGGATGCGTTTCTTAAGAAAAGTGCAAGAGTATCTATTCTTGAACAAACAGAACATTTCCAATCAAGAAGTACTCATGCAATGTGCCCATGAAGCGAATATTGATATCGAAGAATTTGAGAAAGACCTTCATTCCGACTCTGCGAAACGAGCCCTTCAATGTGATTTGAAGCTTACACGAGAGATGGAAGTGGAGGAGACCCCTTCTATTGTTCTATTTAATCAACTAGAAGAAGAAGAGGGCATTAAGATAAGCGGTCTTTATCCGTATCATGTTTATGTACAAGTTCTTGAAGAGATGTTACAGAAGACACCACAGGCTGCACAAAAGCCATCTCTTGAAGAATTTATGAAACATTTCGGCTTCGTAGCCAATAAGGAGATCTCAACGGTCTTTGACTGGTCCGAAAGTCGAACTGAATGTGAGATGAAGAAGCTTCTCCTTAAACAACAAGTAGAACGAGTTCCTGTCAAACACGGAACGTTCTGGCGCTATTCAGGTTAGAAATCCACCTATGTGTAATAGGTGGATTTTTTTGTCCTTATGTTACTACCTGTTTCAGACAGCAGATAAACAACCAATTATTCCCTAGTCGTTAAATTTTAATAAGACTAGGAAATTTATGTTCTTGTAAACGATTACATGTTTATGTATTAAAAGGGCCAAGCAAAGCTTGGCCACTACACGTTGTCTTTTATAGACAAAAGGGGGGATGGGAGAAAGATTCACGGTCAAACAAAGGGGTTATTGTTTGTATGTGATTCATTTCACAGTTTATATATTATCAGCTGCCCCATGGGAATGCAACCAATATAACCAAAAAAATTAATAGTTCACATTTTCGTCAATAAAAAAACCGCTATCATTCCAGAATATCGGAAATTATCGTTCGCATACACTGTAATAACAGTGTTTTAGGGGGATGAATCGATGAATTCATTTATATGGTTTTGGCTTATGATGACAATCCTAGCATTTTTCTTTAATATTTTTGGCATGATGTTCCTCTATCCCATCTACCTTACAATGCCTTGTTTGTTCGTTACAATTTTCTTTACGGTCTTTAGCATTATGAGACGGAAACGGTTCAGGGGTTTCTTATAGCTTTCTCCCCTACTTCATCAACCATAAAGCTACACATAAGAAAGCCCCCATCTACGCAAGATGGGGGCTTTGTCTTATTGCTTAATCAGTTTCTCAAACTCAGCAAGCTTTGCTTCAAATACGTCAAGCGCAGCTAGGATTGGCTCTTTCGATGTCATGTCGACACCAGCCTTCTTCAACACTTCGATCGGATAATCACTGCTACCCGCCTTCAAGAAGGCTTTGTAGCGTTCTACTGCCGTGTCGCCTTCTTTCTGAATTTGACTCGCAAGTGCTGTCGCAGCAGAGTATCCAGTTGCATATTGGTACACATAGTAATTGTAATAGAAGTGAGGAATGCGAGCCCACTCTATGCCAATCTCGTCATCAATTACGATATCTTCTCCGAAGTACTTCTTGTTCAGGTCGTAGTAGATGCTTGTTAACTTCTCAGACGTTAACGCTTCTCCCTCTTGTGCGCGCTTATGAATCTCATGCTCAAACTCCGCAAACATCGTCTGACGGAATACCGTCCCACGGAAACCTTCCAAGAAGTGATTTAACAAGTACAGCTTTCGCTTCTCGTCATTTGTTTCTTGGAGCAGGTATTCATTCAATAACGATTCATTCGTCGTTGACGCTACTTCTGCTACGAAGATGGAGTAGTTCCCATAGCGGAATGGCTGCTCCTTCGTCGTATAATAACTGTGTAGAGAGTGACCTAGCTCATGGGCAAGCGTGAACAGGTTGTTCAAATTGCTCTGCCAGTTCATAAGGATGTACGGATTTGTTCCATACGTACCAGAAGAATAAGCACCGCTTCGTTTCCCTTTATTCTCTTCAACGTCAATCCAGCGATTCTCATAGCCTTCTTTAATAATGGACGTATATTCATCCCCGAGCGGAGCCAATCCCTTCAGAACAAGTTCCTTGGCCTCTTCATAAGGAACATCCATGTCGACGTCTTTCACAAGATCCGCATAGAGGTCATACATATGCACCTCATCCAGTTCAAGCACTTCCTTACGAAGCTGTACATAACGATGAAGAGCTGGCAAGCGGTCATGAACAGCCTCAACTAGGTTATCGTAGACCTGCTCTGGAATCTTATTCTTATCAAGGGCACTATGACGAGCTGAATCATAGTTGCGCAGATTCGCATACAGATTATGCTTCTTCACTGAACCACTAAGTGTTGTGGCAAAGGTGTTCTTGTACTTCCCGAACGTGTCGTACATGGCCTTGAAGGCTTGTTTACGTACTTCACGGTCTGGAGATTTAAGATATCGGATATAGCGGCCGTGCGTAAGGTCCACATCATTGCCGTCCTCATCTTGAATTGTTGGGAAATCGATGTCAGCGTTGTTTAAAGCTCCGAAGGTCTGACTTGGAGTAGAAGCTACTTCAGAGAACTGTGCAAGCATCGCTTCCTCTTTCTCACTAAGTGTGTGAGGTTTCGCACGAAGAATTTCGTTCAACGAATGGCGATATTCTTCTAGCCCACTGTTCTCCTTAATAAAGGATTCTACTTTCCCTTCTTCCATCGCTAAGATCTCAGGATCGATATAACTCATGGCACTACTTACTCCAGTAAGCAGGTTCTCTGCACGAGTGTTCAACTCTTGGTAATGAGAGTTCGTTGTATCCTGGTCATTGCGCATGTGAGCGTATGTATAGAGCTTCCCAATCCGGTTCGCAACTTCATCTTGAAGCTTTAATAAATCAAGTAATGTATCTGC comes from the Pontibacillus halophilus JSM 076056 = DSM 19796 genome and includes:
- a CDS encoding CYTH domain-containing protein, with translation MSQEIEIEFKNLVEENEYHKLMNAFNLKQEDLFSQTNHYFETNDHALKSHKAALRIRKKNDTWTLTLKEPHPEGLLETHDTLTEEEARAWMNNTPTDAPHVMKRLNALQVPVSSLRYLGALTTERIEVPYNETTVVLDKSLYNGQSDYELELEASEKQHGSDVFHSLLSQYDIPKRETPNKIQRFYNSLSETE
- a CDS encoding RluA family pseudouridine synthase, which gives rise to MKWIIKKEEDGMLVRDYLYSVRAFSRRMIKVVKFDGGILVNGIEVRVRHTLHSGDVLHVSFPPEERGEWLIPEQLPLEVVYEDEHTLVVEKPFGQATIPGRDHKRGTLANALMAYYDRHAYPYTAHIVTRLDRDTSGLVLIAKHRFAHSLLSEQQVNGAIHRQYYAIVTDEMEESHGTIDVPIARHPDSIIRRYVSEEGKRAVTHYKVVERKNGHTLVQLKLDTGRTHQIRVHMAYIGHPLIGDDLYGGATDKLTRQALHCFSLRYPSPLEESKHQTFEIDLAKDLKDYWKHI
- a CDS encoding GTP pyrophosphokinase, with the translated sequence MNWETLLAPYTQAVDELKVKLKGMRAQYEYESMHSPIEFVTGRVKPITSILEKARRKDIPYADLEHHIQDIAGLRVVVQFVDDIRTVVQMLRSRNDFDIIEEKDYISRKKESGYRSYHVIISYPVETIHGEKKLLAEIQIRTLAMNFWATNEHSLNYKYSGQMPSEVKTRLKKAAEAAFQLDEEMSKIRNEIQEAQAIFRKKSDS
- a CDS encoding globin, with protein sequence MSQSHRTLYDAIGGFEAVDLLVEAFYKRVAEHEELQPIFPNDLTETARKQKQFLSQFLGGPAYYTEEHGHPMLRARHLPFEITPSRRNAWLSCMHEAMEEIEMEEPYFSVLFERLTRTAHHMTNTPGDGKGESM
- a CDS encoding NAD kinase — encoded protein: MKFVITSKGDRVSDDLQAKMKNYLTEFKLEWDPEEPDLVISVGGDGTLLEAFHSYIHRLEETAFIGVHTGHLGFYADWMPKEVEKLIIEIARTPFQVVEYPLLEIVIRPEDGEKEDRFLALNECTIKTAEGSVVLDLEIKGEHFETFRGDGLCLSTPSGSTAYNKALGGAIIHPSIEAVQVTEMASINNRVFRTIGSPLILPKHHTCLLKPKNDRSFLFTLDHITRSYTKVKSIECRVAKERVRFARFRPFPFWKRVHESFIADERS
- the pepF gene encoding oligoendopeptidase F → MAKELPKREEIPVEKTWRLEDIFSSDQEWEQEFTAIKELLPNLKEYQGQLHESADTLLDLLKLQDEVANRIGKLYTYAHMRNDQDTTNSHYQELNTRAENLLTGVSSAMSYIDPEILAMEEGKVESFIKENSGLEEYRHSLNEILRAKPHTLSEKEEAMLAQFSEVASTPSQTFGALNNADIDFPTIQDEDGNDVDLTHGRYIRYLKSPDREVRKQAFKAMYDTFGKYKNTFATTLSGSVKKHNLYANLRNYDSARHSALDKNKIPEQVYDNLVEAVHDRLPALHRYVQLRKEVLELDEVHMYDLYADLVKDVDMDVPYEEAKELVLKGLAPLGDEYTSIIKEGYENRWIDVEENKGKRSGAYSSGTYGTNPYILMNWQSNLNNLFTLAHELGHSLHSYYTTKEQPFRYGNYSIFVAEVASTTNESLLNEYLLQETNDEKRKLYLLNHFLEGFRGTVFRQTMFAEFEHEIHKRAQEGEALTSEKLTSIYYDLNKKYFGEDIVIDDEIGIEWARIPHFYYNYYVYQYATGYSAATALASQIQKEGDTAVERYKAFLKAGSSDYPIEVLKKAGVDMTSKEPILAALDVFEAKLAEFEKLIKQ
- a CDS encoding ClpXP adapter SpxH family protein — encoded protein: MSWNTSGAQNNTNKQQTSQYGFFDFLKKPVEIYVFVDPLCSDCWSLEPYIKKLMIEYGRYFTFRPIISGKLTSLNADHYNKPDDIAKVWEKTSSRTGMSCDGDVWFENPVSSPWITALAIKAAELQGRKPGMRFLRKVQEYLFLNKQNISNQEVLMQCAHEANIDIEEFEKDLHSDSAKRALQCDLKLTREMEVEETPSIVLFNQLEEEEGIKISGLYPYHVYVQVLEEMLQKTPQAAQKPSLEEFMKHFGFVANKEISTVFDWSESRTECEMKKLLLKQQVERVPVKHGTFWRYSG